A window of the Oscillospiraceae bacterium NTUH-002-81 genome harbors these coding sequences:
- a CDS encoding chitobiase/beta-hexosaminidase C-terminal domain-containing protein — MRCPKCHAEIEEGYLYCKNCGEEIRIVPDYDPQVEDMLSGSLKDVVKEAQQNASEKAAGVQSAAGQSGEKTASNAGASASRKTEGTSRTAGNGRKRHSRKRRLTEGVLCICILAIAGLISVTLFRRNSYDYQYQLAVKAAADNDADRALKYLSRAMELEPDQTYMWLFKAQIEKDSGDREAAEESCRYILSKLDPDNQEVYTMLIEMYIEEGDLDSVKDTLSRCPVQAVKNSFADYIAAVPTASFADGIYYDTMEIELDADGLDIYFTTDGTKPTVNSTKYEGPIRLTEGSNTIRAVAVSPKGVLSDEAIFSYEISYLEAEPPVVSPDSGEYPAEVEIVVQVPDGCTVLYTLDGSLPTLDSAVYEAPVKIRTSTVFTAVSVSMSGRFSESVVRRYTIDGSASGDEE, encoded by the coding sequence ATGCGCTGTCCCAAGTGTCATGCAGAAATAGAAGAAGGCTACTTATATTGTAAAAACTGCGGAGAAGAGATCCGGATCGTGCCGGACTATGATCCGCAGGTAGAAGACATGCTTTCCGGTTCGCTGAAGGATGTGGTGAAGGAAGCGCAGCAAAATGCGTCTGAGAAAGCGGCAGGCGTGCAGTCTGCCGCCGGACAGAGCGGGGAGAAGACCGCCTCCAATGCCGGAGCATCCGCTTCCAGAAAAACAGAAGGGACTTCCAGAACAGCGGGAAACGGCAGAAAACGCCATTCCCGGAAACGGCGTCTGACAGAAGGTGTCCTCTGTATCTGCATTCTGGCGATTGCGGGCCTGATCTCTGTGACGCTGTTCCGGCGCAATTCCTACGACTACCAGTATCAGCTGGCCGTGAAAGCGGCTGCGGACAATGATGCTGACCGGGCATTAAAGTATCTGTCCCGGGCCATGGAGCTGGAGCCGGATCAGACGTATATGTGGCTTTTCAAGGCACAGATCGAGAAGGATTCCGGCGACCGGGAGGCCGCGGAGGAGAGCTGCCGGTATATTTTGAGCAAGCTGGATCCGGACAACCAGGAAGTATACACCATGCTCATCGAGATGTACATTGAAGAGGGGGATCTGGACAGCGTGAAGGATACCCTTTCCCGGTGCCCGGTGCAGGCGGTAAAAAATTCCTTTGCGGATTATATCGCAGCGGTGCCCACCGCTTCCTTTGCCGACGGCATTTACTATGACACCATGGAAATTGAACTGGATGCGGATGGCCTGGACATTTATTTCACCACTGACGGCACCAAGCCGACCGTGAACAGTACGAAATATGAAGGCCCCATCCGGCTCACCGAGGGCTCCAACACCATCCGGGCAGTGGCGGTATCGCCCAAGGGCGTCCTCAGCGACGAGGCCATTTTCAGCTATGAGATTTCCTATCTGGAGGCAGAGCCGCCGGTGGTCTCCCCGGATTCCGGCGAATACCCGGCAGAGGTGGAGATCGTCGTACAGGTGCCGGACGGTTGTACCGTGCTGTATACGCTGGACGGAAGCCTGCCAACCCTGGATTCTGCCGTATATGAAGCTCCGGTGAAGATCCGGACAAGCACCGTATTCACCGCGGTTTCTGTGTCCATGAGCGGAAGATTCAGCGAGTCCGTGGTGAGAAGATATACGATTGACGGAAGTGCTTCCGGGGATGAAGAATAA
- a CDS encoding zinc ribbon domain-containing protein, which produces MPWCPKCKTEYRDGVTACPDCGSRLVEELPEEKVCIASLPEETALGLVAYYEYLGVDYCALEFDQESGKYRVLVPASRAEEIQKPTEQYFAKLRAEKAVPEEHEASAQTKVSGSPYQKKKDQLEDVRSTASAFLAVGIIGMVLIVLILAGVIPFPFAASSKVLMLSVMSLLFLVFIGIGIHSAQKVKGLRQEAKEEDDRTSQILSWFTATYTRADIEEDLQLQDSNEINYYARTNRIRELIRREYALNEDYMDTLAETLYEQYYES; this is translated from the coding sequence ATGCCCTGGTGTCCCAAATGTAAAACTGAATACCGCGATGGCGTGACGGCCTGTCCGGATTGCGGCAGCCGTCTGGTGGAGGAGCTTCCCGAGGAGAAAGTATGTATCGCTTCCCTGCCGGAGGAAACTGCCCTTGGCCTGGTGGCCTATTATGAATATCTGGGGGTGGATTACTGCGCCCTGGAATTTGATCAGGAAAGCGGCAAGTATCGGGTGCTTGTCCCCGCATCCCGCGCGGAGGAGATCCAGAAACCCACCGAACAATATTTTGCCAAATTACGTGCAGAAAAAGCTGTCCCGGAGGAGCACGAAGCCTCCGCGCAGACCAAAGTTTCCGGCTCCCCCTATCAAAAAAAGAAGGATCAGCTGGAGGATGTCCGCTCCACTGCCTCCGCTTTTCTGGCCGTGGGCATCATCGGCATGGTGCTCATCGTCCTCATTCTGGCCGGTGTCATTCCCTTCCCCTTCGCCGCTTCCAGCAAAGTGCTGATGCTGAGCGTCATGAGCCTGCTGTTTCTGGTGTTCATCGGCATCGGTATCCACAGTGCCCAAAAGGTCAAGGGACTTCGGCAGGAGGCAAAGGAGGAAGACGACCGCACTTCTCAGATCCTCTCCTGGTTCACCGCTACTTATACCAGAGCGGATATCGAGGAAGATTTGCAGCTGCAGGACTCCAATGAGATCAATTACTACGCCCGGACGAACCGGATCCGCGAGCTGATCCGCCGGGAATATGCTCTGAACGAAGACTATATGGACACGCTGGCTGAAACGCTCTATGAACAATACTATGAGTCCTGA
- a CDS encoding YabP/YqfC family sporulation protein, translating to MKHKISDSLRLPSDLTRGDMLVSVTGRHEIFVENYKGIIEYTDCRIMLSGKSGSVLLLGKGLSVVYYTGDEMKVEGTLDNICFLE from the coding sequence ATGAAGCATAAGATTTCAGACAGTCTGCGGCTGCCCTCTGACCTGACCCGGGGCGATATGCTGGTCAGTGTCACGGGGCGGCATGAGATTTTTGTGGAAAATTATAAGGGCATCATCGAGTACACCGACTGTCGGATCATGCTTTCCGGGAAGAGCGGCAGCGTCCTGCTTCTGGGCAAAGGGCTTTCGGTGGTGTATTATACCGGCGATGAGATGAAGGTAGAAGGCACACTGGACAATATTTGCTTTTTAGAATAA
- a CDS encoding DUF3877 family protein produces MEQLFVATAPEQARSLQTEPQAKGFWFADGQPDPYVYHVEVDDFGLEYHRFTRKSYEALFGNTEEYDG; encoded by the coding sequence GTGGAGCAGCTGTTCGTCGCCACCGCGCCGGAGCAGGCACGAAGCCTTCAGACAGAGCCCCAGGCCAAGGGCTTCTGGTTTGCCGACGGACAGCCGGATCCTTATGTGTATCACGTGGAGGTGGATGATTTCGGGCTGGAATATCACCGGTTTACGAGAAAATCCTATGAGGCACTGTTTGGAAATACGGAGGAATATGATGGATAA
- the folD gene encoding bifunctional methylenetetrahydrofolate dehydrogenase/methenyltetrahydrofolate cyclohydrolase FolD gives MAQIIDGKQISAQIKEELREEAAAYKARGIEAALAVIQVGEDPASSIYVRNKKKACAYVGVRSESYELPRETTQEALLALIEELNGRADIQGILVQLPLPSHIDEDAVIRAIAPEKDVDGFHPESVGRMCIGEQGYLPCTPAGIIQLLKRSGVSIEGKECVVVGRSNIVGKPMALLMLRENATVTITHSRTKDLREVCRRADILIVAIGKPRFITKEYVKEGAVVIDVGIHRDENNKMCGDVDFADVEPVAGAITPVPGGVGPMTIAMLMNNCLEAIRNR, from the coding sequence TTGGCACAGATCATTGACGGAAAACAGATCTCAGCGCAGATCAAAGAGGAATTAAGGGAAGAAGCTGCGGCTTACAAAGCCCGTGGCATTGAGGCCGCTCTGGCCGTGATTCAGGTAGGGGAAGATCCGGCTTCCTCCATTTATGTGAGAAACAAGAAAAAGGCCTGTGCGTATGTGGGCGTTCGTTCAGAATCCTATGAGCTGCCCCGGGAGACGACCCAGGAGGCGCTGCTGGCACTGATCGAAGAGTTGAATGGCCGGGCGGACATCCAGGGCATTCTCGTCCAGCTGCCGCTGCCGTCCCATATCGATGAGGACGCGGTGATCCGGGCCATCGCTCCGGAGAAGGATGTGGACGGCTTTCACCCGGAGAGCGTAGGCAGAATGTGCATCGGCGAACAGGGGTATCTTCCCTGCACTCCGGCGGGTATCATTCAGCTGCTGAAACGCTCCGGTGTTTCTATCGAGGGAAAAGAGTGCGTTGTGGTGGGCCGCAGTAACATTGTGGGCAAACCCATGGCGCTGCTGATGCTGCGGGAAAATGCCACGGTGACCATCACCCATTCCCGGACGAAGGATCTGCGGGAGGTGTGCCGCCGGGCAGATATTCTCATCGTTGCCATCGGCAAGCCCCGGTTTATCACGAAGGAATACGTGAAAGAGGGCGCCGTGGTCATCGACGTGGGTATCCACCGGGATGAGAACAACAAGATGTGCGGTGACGTGGATTTTGCAGATGTGGAGCCGGTGGCAGGTGCCATCACCCCGGTGCCGGGCGGCGTGGGGCCGATGACCATTGCCATGCTCATGAACAACTGCCTGGAAGCCATCCGAAACCGGTAA
- a CDS encoding NYN domain-containing protein, which translates to MDNELRFAILIDADNISDKYIKIILDEISNSGVATYKRIYGDWTNPQLASWKHVLLENSIIPMQQYSYTTGKNSTDSAMIIDAMDILYSGMVDGYCIVSSDSDFTRLAARLRESGMQVIGMGEEKTPQPFISACNQFKYLDLLYANQQEEEEAEKLREAKHSSEQAETGSGKKKNGRKRGDIRRIRGTINAILEKFSDEDGWVSSGKLGDQLSKRLPDFDVRNYGFSKLTLFIKSLGDYEVQKMSYSNGQKQICVRLKGKKADKD; encoded by the coding sequence ATGGATAACGAGCTGCGATTTGCCATACTCATTGACGCGGATAACATATCAGACAAATACATTAAGATCATTCTGGATGAGATCTCCAACAGCGGCGTGGCCACCTACAAGCGGATCTACGGCGACTGGACGAATCCCCAGCTGGCTTCCTGGAAGCATGTGCTGCTGGAGAATTCCATCATTCCCATGCAGCAGTACAGCTACACCACCGGCAAGAATTCCACCGACTCGGCCATGATCATCGACGCCATGGACATTCTCTATTCCGGCATGGTGGACGGCTACTGCATTGTGTCCTCGGACAGCGATTTTACGCGGCTGGCGGCCAGACTGCGGGAGTCTGGCATGCAGGTCATCGGCATGGGGGAGGAGAAGACGCCCCAGCCCTTTATTTCGGCCTGCAACCAGTTCAAGTACCTGGATCTTCTCTATGCAAACCAGCAGGAGGAGGAAGAGGCAGAGAAGCTGCGGGAGGCCAAACACAGCAGCGAGCAGGCGGAAACCGGCAGCGGAAAGAAGAAAAATGGCCGGAAGCGGGGGGATATCCGCCGGATCCGTGGTACCATCAATGCTATTCTGGAGAAATTTTCCGATGAGGACGGCTGGGTGTCCTCGGGAAAGCTGGGGGATCAGCTGTCCAAGCGGCTGCCGGATTTTGATGTGCGTAACTACGGCTTTTCCAAGCTGACGCTGTTCATCAAATCGCTGGGCGACTATGAGGTGCAGAAGATGTCCTACAGCAACGGGCAGAAGCAGATCTGCGTCCGGCTGAAAGGGAAAAAAGCGGACAAAGACTGA
- the rlmH gene encoding 23S rRNA (pseudouridine(1915)-N(3))-methyltransferase RlmH, translating into MRITILCVGKIKEKFYSAAVDEYKKRLSRYCRLDIVEVADEKTEEGASPVQEEQVREKEGERLLKQMKDDAYTVTLEIRGEMPDSVQLAEKIEQLGVRGVSHIQFVIGGSLGLSRAVMARADYRLSFSKMTFPHQLMRVILLEQIYRSFRITRGEPYHK; encoded by the coding sequence ATGAGAATTACGATCTTGTGTGTGGGAAAAATAAAGGAAAAATTTTACAGTGCCGCTGTGGACGAGTATAAAAAGCGGCTGAGCAGATACTGCCGCCTGGATATCGTGGAGGTGGCGGATGAGAAGACGGAAGAAGGGGCTTCCCCGGTGCAGGAAGAGCAGGTACGGGAAAAAGAAGGGGAGCGCCTGCTGAAACAGATGAAGGACGATGCCTATACGGTCACCCTGGAGATCAGGGGGGAGATGCCGGATTCCGTACAGCTGGCGGAGAAGATTGAGCAGCTGGGTGTCCGGGGCGTGAGCCATATCCAGTTTGTCATCGGCGGTTCCCTGGGGCTGTCCAGGGCTGTCATGGCCCGGGCGGACTATCGCCTGAGTTTTTCGAAGATGACCTTTCCCCATCAGCTTATGCGGGTGATCCTGCTGGAGCAGATCTACCGGTCATTTCGCATTACAAGGGGAGAGCCGTACCATAAATAA
- a CDS encoding xanthine phosphoribosyltransferase has protein sequence MKLLEDRILAEGNVLSPAILKVDSFINHQVDPVLMQEMGRDIADHFKDQGVTKVMTIESSGISPALFVACELGVPLLILKKQSSAILKTDVIQTEVVSFTKEISYQLTLARKYLSDTDHVLLVDDFLANGEAATGALRLIRKANATVAGLGVLIEKSFQPGREKLNSQGLHVYSLARIAEMDVDHITFIPEEA, from the coding sequence ATGAAATTACTGGAAGACCGTATTCTGGCAGAGGGAAATGTATTAAGCCCTGCAATTCTCAAAGTTGACTCTTTTATTAACCATCAGGTAGATCCCGTACTCATGCAGGAAATGGGACGCGACATCGCCGATCACTTCAAAGATCAGGGTGTCACCAAGGTCATGACCATAGAAAGCTCCGGTATTTCCCCGGCACTGTTTGTTGCCTGTGAGCTGGGCGTACCGCTTCTGATCCTGAAAAAACAGAGTTCCGCAATTCTCAAAACTGACGTGATCCAGACCGAGGTTGTCTCCTTCACCAAGGAGATCAGTTATCAGCTGACTCTGGCACGCAAATATCTGTCCGATACCGACCATGTACTTCTTGTGGATGATTTCCTTGCCAACGGCGAGGCTGCCACCGGCGCTCTTCGTCTCATCCGGAAAGCCAATGCTACCGTAGCAGGCCTGGGTGTACTCATCGAGAAATCCTTCCAGCCTGGTCGTGAGAAGCTCAATTCCCAGGGACTTCACGTATACTCTCTGGCACGGATCGCCGAGATGGATGTCGATCATATCACATTTATTCCGGAGGAAGCATAG